GTTCGTAGAAGGCTTCCGCGTCGCCCGAGACGATGGCCCGCATCACCGGATGGTCGGGCTGGTAGGTCTGGATCAGGCCGAGGCTCTTCTTGCCCGACCGGCCGGCGCGGCCCGTCACCTGGGAAAGAAGCTGGAAGGTGCGCTCGGCCGCGCGTGGGTCGCCGTTGGCGAGGCCGAGATCGGCGTCGACGACGCCGACCAGCGTCATGTTGGGGAAGTTGTGGCCCTTGGCGACGAGCTGGGTGCCGACGACGATGTCGGCCTCGCCATTGGCGATGGCCTCCAGCTCGAGCCTGAGCCGCTTGACCCCGCCGAGGAGATCCGAGGAGAGGACGATCACCCGCGCCTCGGGAAAGGCGCCCGCCACCTCCTCGGCGATGCGCTCGACCCCCGGCCCGCAGGCGACGAGATGGTCGAGCGTGCCGCAGGACGGGCAGGCCTCGGGCCGCGGCTCGTTATGGCCGCAATGGTGGCAGACGAGCTTGCCGCGGAAGCGGTGCTCGACCAGCCAGCCGGAGCAGTCCGGGCACTGGAAGCGGTGGCCGCACACCCGGCACAGCGTCAGCGGCGCATAGCCGCGCCGGTTGAGGAACAGCAGCGCCTGTTCCTTGCGGGCGACGGTCTTCTCCACCTCGCCGAGGAGCACGGGGGACAGAAAGCCGCCGCGCGCCGGCGGGTGCCTGCGCATGTCGATGGCGTGGAGGTCGGGCATCGCCGCCTCGGCATAGCGCGCCGGCAGCACGACGCGGCCGTAGCGGCCCTGAAGCGCGTTGACCCGCGTCTCGACCGAGGGCGTCGCCGAGGCGAGCACCACGGGAAAATCGCCGATGCGGCCGCGCACCACCGCCATGTCGCGTGCGTTGTAGAAGACGCGGTCCTCCTGCTTGTAGGCGGGGTCGTGCTCCTCGTCGACGGCGATCAGCCCGAGCTCGCGGAACGGCAGGAACAGCGCCGAGCGCGCGCCGGCGACCACCCGCACCCGCCCTTCGGCCACCTGCCGCCAGACGCGCTCGCGCATGCGCGGCGACAGGTCCGAATGCCATTCGGCCGGCTTGGCGCCGAAGCGGTCCTGGAACCGTTCGAGGAAGGCCGCGGTCAGCGCGATCTCCGGCACCAGCACCAGCACCTGCCGCCCGGCCGCCAGCGCCGCCGCGACCGCTTCGAGATAGACCTCCGTCTTGCCCGAGCCGGTGACGCCGTCGACGAGCGTGACGGAGAAGCCCTCACCGATGCGCCGCCGCAGCGTGTCCGCCGCCGCCTGCTGGTCGGGCGACAGCACGGGCTGCGCATAGCCCGGGTCCGGCGCCGCCGCCACCGGCTGCGGCGGGATCGCGACCTTCTCGAACGCGCCTTGCGCGGCGAGCCCGTCGACCACCGAGGCCGAGACGCCGGCCGCGTGGGCGAGCCCGGAGCGCGTCCACGCCATGCCGTCGCCCGCCAGCTCCAGCACCCGGCGGCGGGCGTCGGTCATACGGATGTCCGCCCCCGCCGCCGCGCCGCCGGCCAGCCGCAGCCCCTCCAGCATCGGCTCGGGATCGAAGGCGGCCGGCGCGCGCAGGAACATGCGCGCCACCATGCCGGGCGGCGACAGCGTCCAGTTCGCCACCCAGTCGATGAAGCGCAGCGCGTCCGGCGTCAGCGGCGGGCAGTCGAACACCTCGGAGACGGGGCGCAGCTTGCGGGGGTCGATGCCGTCGCTCTCGCCCTCCGCGACGATGCCGGCCACCTCGCGCGGGCCGAGCGGCACGCGCACGATCGCGCCCGGCCGGGCGTCCATGCCGGCGGGCAGCGCGTAGGAATAGGGCCGCTCGGCCGGGGTCGGCACCAGGACCGGGACGATGCGGGAGGATGGCGAATCTTCTGTCATCGGACGTGACCTTGCCCTGTTCCTGCGCTAGAGCAAGTCGGAATGAAAGGGGCGCGCGGATGGCCGCCCGGATTTGCAGGGAAGAAAGCCATGAAGTTCTTCGTCGATACCGCCGACGTCAAGGAAATCCGCGAGCTGTCCGAGCTCGGCCTCGTGGACGGCGTCACCACCAACCCGTCGCTGATCCTGAAATCGGGCGGCAGCATCATCGACGTCACCAGGGAGATCTG
The window above is part of the Aquamicrobium sp. genome. Proteins encoded here:
- a CDS encoding primosomal protein N' yields the protein MTEDSPSSRIVPVLVPTPAERPYSYALPAGMDARPGAIVRVPLGPREVAGIVAEGESDGIDPRKLRPVSEVFDCPPLTPDALRFIDWVANWTLSPPGMVARMFLRAPAAFDPEPMLEGLRLAGGAAAGADIRMTDARRRVLELAGDGMAWTRSGLAHAAGVSASVVDGLAAQGAFEKVAIPPQPVAAAPDPGYAQPVLSPDQQAAADTLRRRIGEGFSVTLVDGVTGSGKTEVYLEAVAAALAAGRQVLVLVPEIALTAAFLERFQDRFGAKPAEWHSDLSPRMRERVWRQVAEGRVRVVAGARSALFLPFRELGLIAVDEEHDPAYKQEDRVFYNARDMAVVRGRIGDFPVVLASATPSVETRVNALQGRYGRVVLPARYAEAAMPDLHAIDMRRHPPARGGFLSPVLLGEVEKTVARKEQALLFLNRRGYAPLTLCRVCGHRFQCPDCSGWLVEHRFRGKLVCHHCGHNEPRPEACPSCGTLDHLVACGPGVERIAEEVAGAFPEARVIVLSSDLLGGVKRLRLELEAIANGEADIVVGTQLVAKGHNFPNMTLVGVVDADLGLANGDPRAAERTFQLLSQVTGRAGRSGKKSLGLIQTYQPDHPVMRAIVSGDAEAFYEQEIAARERAMLPPFGRLAGIIVSAASRAEAESHARSLRRAAPAAPGIAVLGPAEAPLALLAGRHRMRLLVHGEKRADLQSFLRALLEAGPKPRGSVKVQVDIDPQSFL